GAGCAGGCGCTGGACGTAGCGGTCCTCCAGGTCGAGCAGGTTCTCGAACACGAACATCTCCTCCACGATGCGCTGGGCCAGCGCCTCGTCGTGGGCGCGCACATGGGCGATCGCTTCTTCTTCCTGCGCGCTGTTCATCAGGTTGACGATCTCCGCGGCGGTCCGCACGCCGCCCAGGCGGCTGCGCTTCAAGCCTTCGCCCGAGAGCATCTCGGTGAGCACGTCGGTCAGCTCGGCCAGCGCGGCCGGCTGCACGCCGCCGAAGGTGGCCACGCGCAGGATCACGTCGTGGCGCAGGCGCTCGGGCAGCCTTTCGAGCACCTCGGAGGCCTTCTTGCGGTCCAGGTGGACCAGCAGCGTGGCGAGGATCTGCGGATGCTCGTCGCGCACGAGCTCCACCACCTCGCCGGCTTCCAGGTCGTTGAGCCGCTCGATGCCGCCATGCGGCTGGTCGGGCTGCAGGATGTCCTCGAGCAGGTTGCTCGCGCGGTCGTCGCCGAGCGCCTTGCGCAGCACGGCGCGGATGTAGCTGCCCGAGCCCAGGTGCAGCGCGGACAGCTGTTCGGTCTCCATGCGGAACTCGGCCAGCACGGCCGCCAGCTCGTCCTTGGAGACCTGGCTCAGCTTGGCCATGGCGACGCCCAGCGCCTGCACTTCGGTGGCCGGCAGGTGGTGCAGCGTGGCAGCGGCGCGGTCTTCGCCCAATGACATCAGCAAGATTGCGCTCTTCCGGGTGCCTGCATCGCTCATGAGTTCATCCAATGCTTGATCAACGTGGCCACCAGGCGCGGGTCCTGGTCGGCGGTCTGGTGCGCGTAGTCGAGGTTGGCCTTCTGGCGCTCGAGTTCGCGCAGCCGTGCGTTGTCCCTCGAGGCGTTCGCTTCATCCTCGGCCGAGCCATCGGCTGCGGCGGAGGCCGCCGCTGCGGTGGCCGCGGGGGCGGCCGGCGGCGCGAGGTGCCTGCGCAGCAGCGGCCGCAGCACCGCAAACCAGGCGAACAGCGCAAGGCCGGCCATCAGCAGGTACTGCGCGATGGTCATGGCGAGCCCGAGGTTGGCGGGGTCGCGCCAGAACGGCCGCGCGGGTCCGGCCTGCTCGTCGCGGCTTTCGCGGGCGAAGGCGCTGTTGACCACGTTGAGCGAGTCGCCGCGCTCCTGGCTGAAGCCCATCGCTTCCTTGGCCAGGTTCCTGATCTGCTCGATCTCGGCCGGCGTGAGCGCGCGCTGGCTCATCTTGCCGGCGCTGTCGGCGGCCTCGCGGTGGTTCACCACCACCGCCACCGACAGCCGCTTCACGCCGCCCGCGCCTTGCTGCACATGGCGGATCGAACGGTCGAGCTCGTAGTTGGTCGTCGTGTCCTTGCGCGAACTGCCTGGCGCCGAGCCCGCGGCCGCCGCCTGCGCGGATGCAGCGTTCGGAGCCGCCGGCGGCGCGGTGATGGGCGCGCTCGGCGTCTGCGGCGGCTGGTTCGACAGCGCGCCCGGCACGCCGCCGGGCGGCGTGGCGCCCTGCTGCATCGATTCGCTCGACTGCTGGCTGCGGATGGCCGCGGCGCGCGGGTCCTGGTTCGGCTTGTAGCTTTCCTCGGTGCGTTCGACAACGGAGAAATCGATGTCGGCCGCCACCTGCGCGCGCACATTGCTCGCGCCCACGATGGGCTGCAGGATCGCCTCGATGCGGCGGATGTAGCCCTGCTCGATTTCCTGCGCGTACTTCAGCTGGCTCACGTCCAGGCCGCGCGCGCCGGCATTGGCAGCCGACAGCAGGTTGCCGTGCTGGTCGACCACGGTCACGCTCTTGGCATCCAGTTCAGGCACGCTGCTGGAAACCATGTGCACGATGGCGCTGACCTGGCCTTCGTCGATGCTGCGGCCGCGGTGCAGCGTCAGGATCACCGAGGCCGAAGGCTTCTTCTGGTCGCGCACGAAGAGCGAGGGCTTGGGCAGGGCCAGGTGGATGCGCGCCTGCTCGACCGAGCCTATCGATTCGACCGAGCGCGCCAGCTCGCCTTCGAGCCCGCGCTGGTAGTTGACCTGTTCGGCGAAATTGCTGGTGCCGAACTTCTGGTTGTCCATCAGCTCGAAGCCGACCCCGCCGCCCTTGGGCAGCCCCTGCGCCGCGAGCTTCAGGCGCAGTTCGGGCACCTTGTCGCGCGCCACCAGGATCGCGCCGCCGCCTTCGGCGAACTTGTAGGGCACGTTCATCTGCTGCAGCGACGCGATGATGGCGCCGCCGTCGCGGTCCGTCACGTTGGTGTAGAGCACGCCGTAGTCGGGTGCGCGGCTCCAGAGCAGGAACGCCGCGGCGGCCGCGACGATGGCGGCTGCGCCGACGATCAGCGGCAGCTTCGGCTGGGTGCGCATGCGCTCCGCGAAGGCCGAGGCGGGCGAGGGCGCCGGGTTGGCGCCCGCAGGTGCCGCCGAACTCATTGCACAAGCTCCGCCGCGGCCGGATGCACAGGGCGGCGCGGAGTCTTGGCGAGGGGCTGGAGGCTTCGATGTTCTGGGGTCATGCCGGGGGGCCGTGGTGTCGTCAGCGAGCTATGGGTTCGGCGTTGATTCTCAGCAGCCGGGCCATATTCGATTGGTCGAACAACTGCGGGTTTTGCCATCAGTTGGGGGCATGTCGCCGCGGCTTGCCCTGCTACGCTGAAAACACGCGGGAGGGCCCTCGGTCCTCCTTGTCCGCATCCAGATTCACCAGAGAGAAGAGAAAGCACGCCATGTCGATTACCGCCATCGAATCCGTCCTGCAGCAGATGCGGGCCACCGCGCTCCAGAGCGGCATTGCGCAGCCCGCCGCCGAGGCGGCCCAGCCCGGAGGCTTTGCGGCCGAACTCCGGCGCTCGCTCGACAACATCAGCACCGCGCAGACCAAGGCCTACGGCCAGGCCGAGGACTTCGAAATGGGCAAGCCCGGCGTGGCGCTGAACGACGTGATGGTCGACCTGCAGAAGGCCAACGTGGCCTTCCAGACCGGCCTGCAGGTGCGCAACCGGCTGGTGGCCGCCTACCAGGAAGTGATGAACCTGCCCGCCTGAACCCGGAGGTCGTGGGGTGCGCATCTTTTTTTGCGCCGGACTCTAAATGTTTGAAAAGCCCTGCCGATAACTGAACCAACGATGGCTTGAGTCTCACAGTGGGAGCGGGTCCAGCGTTGCGGCCGGAGGGCCGGAGTCCACAACCTTTGTCTATCAGGAGTCGAACATGGCGCAAGTCATCAACACCAACAGCCTTTCCCTGCTCACGCAGAACAACCTCAACGCGTCGCAATCGTCGTTGAACACGGCGATCCAGCGCCTGTCTTCCGGCCTGCGCATCAACAGCGCCAAGGACGACGCCGCCGGCCAGGCCATCGCCAACCGCTTCACCGCCAACATCCGCGGCCTGACGCAAGCCTCGCGCAATGCCAACGACGGCATCTCGCTGGCACAGACGACGGAAGGCGCGCTCAAGGAAGTGAACAACAACCTGCAGCGCGTTCGTGAACTGTCGGTGCAAGCCGCCAACGGCAGCAACTCGGGCAGCGACCTGCAATCCATCCAGGACGAAATCAAGCTGCGCCTCGGCGAAATCGACCGCGTGTCGAAGCAGACCGACTTCAACGGCGTCAAGGTTCTCTCGTCGTCGGCCAAGCCGCTGACCGTCCAGGTCGGCGCCAACGACGGCGAAACCATCGACATCGACCTGAAGGAAATCAGCGCGAAGACGCTCGGCATGCAAGGCTTCAACGTTGCCGGCCCGTCCGCGACGGCCACCTTCGCATTCGACGGCGTGACCGGTTCGGCCGCAGGCGATGCGCCCACGGCTGCCCAGCTGCAGGCCCTCTATGGTTCCACCACGGCCGTCACCACCACGACCGTGGCCGAGAAGACCACCGACGACCTGTCGACCAAGCTCGGCCTGGCCGCAGGCGGCGCCACGCTCACCGGCAACACCGTGGCCGACAAGAACGGCAACCTGTTCGCCGAAGTCTCGATCACGCCCACCGGCGCCGGCGAAACCTCGTCGTTGATCAACCAGGGCTTCACCGGCGCGGTCGACGGCACCGCCATGTTCCGCTACATCGCGATCGATCCGGCTTCCGCCGACACGACCACGACCGCCGGCACGGCCGCCTTCACCGTCGACACCACGAAGGTGTCCGTTGCCAGCCTGCAGACCGGCACGACGGCCAGCCCCCTGGAAGCCATCGATGCGGCGCTCAAGCAAGTCGACGACCTGCGCAGCTCGCTGGGTGCGGTGCAGAACCGTTTCGACTCGGTGATCTCCAACCTGGGCACCGCCATCACCAACCTGTCGTCCTCGCGCTCGCGCATCGAAGACGCCGACTACGCAACCGAAGTGTCGAACATGACGCGCGCACAGATCCTGCAGCAAGCCGGTACCTCGGTGCTGGCCCAGGCCAACCAGACCACGCAAGGCGTGCTGTCGCTCCTGCGTTGATCTGAAAAGGCATTGCGCAGGCGTCCGGGCGAAAGCCCGGGTCCGCCTGCGCTGTTCCCTGCGGCCCGGCTCCGGCCAGGCCGCAGACGACAGCGAAAGCAATCAAGACCAGAAGGTGGAAATCATGTCGATTCCCGTAAGCCCTGCGGCAGACGGTCCGTGGTGGATGCAGGCACTCTCCGAACACACGGCCGGCAAGGCCGCCCCGGAGGCCGTGGCCGCGCCATCGCACGCCGTGGACGAAGCCACGCCCGTGCAGGTCGCGCAGGCGGTGAAGGAGGCCAACGCCTTGCTGCAGAGCCGCTCGGTCGGGCTCCAGTTCGAGATGGACGAGGACACCGACAAGCTCATCGTCAAGGTGGTCGACCGGGAAAGCGGCGAGGTCATCCGCCAGATCCCTTCCGAGGAAGTGGTGCGCATCGCCAAGGTGCTGGGCAAGGCGCCCGGCCTGCTGGTGAGCCAGCAAGCCTGACGGACGCCGCCTTCTCATTCACAGACATCAGGAAATCTCCACATGGCATCGATCAGCAGCCTGGGCGTTGGCTCCAACCTCGACCTGAGCACCTTGCTCTCCCAGCTCCAGACGGCGGAGAGCCAGCCGCTCGTGGCGCTGCAGCAGCGCCAGGTGAGCTACACGAGCAAGCTCTCGGCCTACGGCACGCTGCAAAGCTCGCTCGGCACGCTGCAGGCCGCGGCCAGGAAGCTGTCCGATCCCGCGCTCTTCCAGGGCGTGAAAGCTGCGAGCAGCGCGGCTGACGTGCTGACCGCGGCGGCCGGCAGCACGGCCGCGGCCGGCACCTATGCCGTGGAGGTGACGCAGCTTGCGCAGCCGCAGTCGCTGGTTGCGGCGGGCCAGGCAAGCACCACCACGGCCATCGGCAGCGGAACCATCACCATCGATTTCGGCGCCATCACCGGCGGCACGCTCGATGCGGCCACCGGAACCTACAACGGTTCGGGCTTCACCAAGGACGCCACGCGCACGGCCGTGCCAATCACCATCGACAGCAGCAACAACACGCTCGCAGGCATCCGCGACGCCATCAACGCCGCCAAGGCCGGTGTCTCGGCCAGCATCGTGAACGACGGCAGCGGCACGCCCAACCGGCTCGTGCTGACCTCTTCGCAGACCGGCGAGACCTCGAGCATGCGCGTCTCGGTGGCCGGCGATGCGGCGCTGCAGACTCTGCTGAACAACGATCCTGCGGGCACGCAGAACCTGCGGCAGACGGTGGCGGGGCAGAACGCCAACCTCACCGTGAACGGCATCGCCGTGACCAGCGCGAGCAACACCATCAAGGAAGCCATCCAGGGCACCACGCTGACGCTGCTCAAGACCGGCACCAGCAACCTGTCGACCCAGGCCGACACGGCCGCGGTGGAGTCGGCCGTCAATGACTTCGTCAAGGCCTACAACAGCCTGCAGGCCACGGCCAACACGCTGACCACCTACGACCAGGACTCCAAGACCGGCGCCGCGCTGGTCGGCGACTCGACGCTGCGCAACCTGCAGACGCGCATCCGGCAGGCGCTCACCACGCCGCAGGCCGGCGGTGCGAACGACATGAAGGTGCTGTCCGAAATCGGCGTCGCTTTCCAGAAGGACGGCACGATGGCGGTCGATTCGAGCAAGCTCAAGGCGGCACTCGCGAGCAACCTGGCCGGCGTTTCCGGGCTGTTTGCGAGCGCCACCGGCAGCACCGCCGGCTACGGCAAGCAGCTGAGCGCGCTGGTGGACAACCTCACGTCCACCGGCGGCGCGCTGAAGGTGGCGTCCGACGGCATGACCGCCTCGCTCAAGCAGCTCGACGAGCAGTACGCCGACATGAAGACGCGGGTGGACGCCAAGGTGGAGCGCTATCGCACGCAATTCACCCAGCTGGACCTGCTCATGAGCCAGATGAACCGGACCAGCAGCTATCTCACGCAGCAGTTCGAGAGCATGCAGAACAGCAGCAAGTAGCAGTCATTCCAGCGGAGCAGCCATGTACACCCCCCACACATTCAGAACCGGTGCCAGCGCGTATGCGCGCGTCGGCATGGAAACGCGCACCATGAGCGCGTCGCCGCACCAGCTGATCGTCATGCTGTTCGACGGCGTCGTCACCAGCATCGGCATGGCCCGCCACCACATGGCGACCGGCGAGATGGCTGCCAAGGGCAACGCAATTTCCAAGGCCGTCAGCATCGTCGACAACGGCCTGAAGGCCGGCCTCGATGCGAAGGCGGCCGGCGCCGCCGGCGCCGAACT
This genomic window from Variovorax paradoxus contains:
- the fliG gene encoding flagellar motor switch protein FliG; the encoded protein is MSDAGTRKSAILLMSLGEDRAAATLHHLPATEVQALGVAMAKLSQVSKDELAAVLAEFRMETEQLSALHLGSGSYIRAVLRKALGDDRASNLLEDILQPDQPHGGIERLNDLEAGEVVELVRDEHPQILATLLVHLDRKKASEVLERLPERLRHDVILRVATFGGVQPAALAELTDVLTEMLSGEGLKRSRLGGVRTAAEIVNLMNSAQEEEAIAHVRAHDEALAQRIVEEMFVFENLLDLEDRYVQRLLKDIESESLIVALKGSAPELREKFLKNMSQRAAETLREDIELRGPVRVSQVETEQKAILQVVRRLADAGEVVIAAPGTDDFV
- the fliF gene encoding flagellar basal-body MS-ring/collar protein FliF, producing the protein MSSAAPAGANPAPSPASAFAERMRTQPKLPLIVGAAAIVAAAAAFLLWSRAPDYGVLYTNVTDRDGGAIIASLQQMNVPYKFAEGGGAILVARDKVPELRLKLAAQGLPKGGGVGFELMDNQKFGTSNFAEQVNYQRGLEGELARSVESIGSVEQARIHLALPKPSLFVRDQKKPSASVILTLHRGRSIDEGQVSAIVHMVSSSVPELDAKSVTVVDQHGNLLSAANAGARGLDVSQLKYAQEIEQGYIRRIEAILQPIVGASNVRAQVAADIDFSVVERTEESYKPNQDPRAAAIRSQQSSESMQQGATPPGGVPGALSNQPPQTPSAPITAPPAAPNAASAQAAAAGSAPGSSRKDTTTNYELDRSIRHVQQGAGGVKRLSVAVVVNHREAADSAGKMSQRALTPAEIEQIRNLAKEAMGFSQERGDSLNVVNSAFARESRDEQAGPARPFWRDPANLGLAMTIAQYLLMAGLALFAWFAVLRPLLRRHLAPPAAPAATAAAASAAADGSAEDEANASRDNARLRELERQKANLDYAHQTADQDPRLVATLIKHWMNS
- the fliE gene encoding flagellar hook-basal body complex protein FliE, with the translated sequence MSITAIESVLQQMRATALQSGIAQPAAEAAQPGGFAAELRRSLDNISTAQTKAYGQAEDFEMGKPGVALNDVMVDLQKANVAFQTGLQVRNRLVAAYQEVMNLPA
- a CDS encoding FliC/FljB family flagellin, coding for MAQVINTNSLSLLTQNNLNASQSSLNTAIQRLSSGLRINSAKDDAAGQAIANRFTANIRGLTQASRNANDGISLAQTTEGALKEVNNNLQRVRELSVQAANGSNSGSDLQSIQDEIKLRLGEIDRVSKQTDFNGVKVLSSSAKPLTVQVGANDGETIDIDLKEISAKTLGMQGFNVAGPSATATFAFDGVTGSAAGDAPTAAQLQALYGSTTAVTTTTVAEKTTDDLSTKLGLAAGGATLTGNTVADKNGNLFAEVSITPTGAGETSSLINQGFTGAVDGTAMFRYIAIDPASADTTTTAGTAAFTVDTTKVSVASLQTGTTASPLEAIDAALKQVDDLRSSLGAVQNRFDSVISNLGTAITNLSSSRSRIEDADYATEVSNMTRAQILQQAGTSVLAQANQTTQGVLSLLR
- a CDS encoding flagellar protein FlaG yields the protein MSIPVSPAADGPWWMQALSEHTAGKAAPEAVAAPSHAVDEATPVQVAQAVKEANALLQSRSVGLQFEMDEDTDKLIVKVVDRESGEVIRQIPSEEVVRIAKVLGKAPGLLVSQQA
- the fliD gene encoding flagellar filament capping protein FliD, with protein sequence MASISSLGVGSNLDLSTLLSQLQTAESQPLVALQQRQVSYTSKLSAYGTLQSSLGTLQAAARKLSDPALFQGVKAASSAADVLTAAAGSTAAAGTYAVEVTQLAQPQSLVAAGQASTTTAIGSGTITIDFGAITGGTLDAATGTYNGSGFTKDATRTAVPITIDSSNNTLAGIRDAINAAKAGVSASIVNDGSGTPNRLVLTSSQTGETSSMRVSVAGDAALQTLLNNDPAGTQNLRQTVAGQNANLTVNGIAVTSASNTIKEAIQGTTLTLLKTGTSNLSTQADTAAVESAVNDFVKAYNSLQATANTLTTYDQDSKTGAALVGDSTLRNLQTRIRQALTTPQAGGANDMKVLSEIGVAFQKDGTMAVDSSKLKAALASNLAGVSGLFASATGSTAGYGKQLSALVDNLTSTGGALKVASDGMTASLKQLDEQYADMKTRVDAKVERYRTQFTQLDLLMSQMNRTSSYLTQQFESMQNSSK
- the fliS gene encoding flagellar export chaperone FliS; the encoded protein is MYTPHTFRTGASAYARVGMETRTMSASPHQLIVMLFDGVVTSIGMARHHMATGEMAAKGNAISKAVSIVDNGLKAGLDAKAAGAAGAELVGNLSALYDYVIRRLLYANLHNEPKALDEAEALLENIASAWREIGGASAGN